The Drosophila gunungcola strain Sukarami chromosome 2R unlocalized genomic scaffold, Dgunungcola_SK_2 000006F, whole genome shotgun sequence sequence TTCAACTACTCAAAGTTAACTTAAGAAACATACTGAAATTGTTctgtttttctgaaaaaatgAAAGCTCTTAAGGCTGCTGATAAAGGTCGACTTTATGAAGACATTCCATTTGCTCTTAGTCACATCGTAGAATTATTACACACGAAAAAATATTGGGTAAGGCCCCGTCACAAatcgaaaattaaattttttttttttttttaacgaccACCTTTTATGataagttttatatatttaagtgtcaaatattattttttcacaatttgtttttaaatagcattgaatttcaattagaaattttcaacactttttttattggCTTATGGTAAAATCCAATTATACTTATTTTAAGTTTCCTAAGAATCAAGACCGCTTGTACTTGATTCCtggaacaaatttttttttgagtgtactGTTCGTTTTTGAACAATGCTTCTGAAAAGAACCTGCTTTTtcaaagaatttatttatctaaataaaTGGAACGCTTTCTTATCAATCtcgaattttaatattaaattaaattttattgtttcggAAAATGAAATGTTGCTTCGATGACCAAATTTCTTTAACTATATTACTAAACTTAAATGGCATTTTACACCACAGCAGAGAAATGTTTCCTTCTCGTAAAGTAAACTTATTTTGAGAATAAGAAGTAGTAATCATTATCAAACCCGGAGATAGtgattaataatttttattccGAAAATAAGTTAAGGCTTGTATTTAGAGAATTCAAAGTTTAGAAATAGCTTCTTGTTAAATCgatgaaattattttactaaaatctCTTACAGCAGATGTCGAACAGGGTAATTTGGAGATAACTCAGAAACTGGAAACTAGTAGAGTCTGAGGTACTGCAGCGCCTGGCGACTCTGCATCGGATAAAGGTCACCCACGTTGTACATGAGGTCCACCACGTGGGTGGGTCGCAGCATGCGCCAGGGCATGAACTTGAGCGTCTTCTTGTCGCAGTGCACATCCTTCTCCGGCTCCACGGGCAGCGGCACCTCGTTGTACAGCATCCGGCCGTCCACACTGCGCTGCAGGGTGCAGGGGAGGCCGATCTGGTCCGCCAGGCCCTTGAAGAGGACGGCCCGCTCGAACTGGCAACCACTGCGCACCATGCCCAGCGGGATGAAGTTCGTGTGCAGCACTTGGCGCAGATCTTGCAGATGACAGCGGACCGTATTCCGGCTGCACTCCTCAGTCGAGTTGAGGTCCACAATCTTGAGATTATCATTCATGACGGCGAACACCGCCTGGGCGATCAGCTTGCTCCGCTTAGCCACGTTGTCGAAGTCAACGGAGCGACGAATCCGCTCGGGATTCTCCACCAAACCGTGGATCTGTGGGGgagcttatatatatatatatatatatatatattactaaAGATTAGTGAAACCCACCGCTAGCGTCTGATTGAGGGCCTCCAAGTACTGCGGCAAGCGGACATCTCCGGGTCGCTTGCAGTAGTTCCAGCTCTGATCTCCTGGCGAATCCGACACCGTGTGCATACAACGCAATGGCACGTCGATCACATCGGTGGCATCCGGTTTGGGACGATCGAAGTTCACCACCAGCACGGCATCCAGGGGCGAACAATCGTTGCGCAGGATGTCCTGGAAGCTGCGGAAGTCCTCAAACTTCCGGCGCGACACATAAAAGTCCTTGCCGGCCGTGATGTCCGTAAAGTTGAGGCCGTTGCGGATGGCGAACTTCATCGTGGGGCACTTGGACAGGATGCTCTCGATGGCCGGTGCCCAGGTGGAAACGCAGAAGGCATGCTTCTGGAAATCCAACAATCTGGGATGGAAATAGAGTGTTTACCCAAttctaaataaaacaagaaaggtaACAGAAtttggcaagccaaagtttatatacccctGTAGCAATTACAAGAATAAAACGAtctataaaacaaataattttgattttcatgcGTATATGCCAATTTTCCACTGAAATTATTGGTTATtatgatatatttaaaagaatatttgtataaattgaaaaaaaatatatctaaatTAGTTAAGTTTCCAATTATCCccatgagagctatatgatatatgaATACTTTTGGGCCATTTTCATacagataactttaaaacagAGAGCAATGGGCGTAGAAAACGGACAAAGGGACAAACGGACaaaacggacatggctagatcgactctcctaccaatactgatcaagaatatatgtatatactttatagggtcgcaAATGTATCCTTTGATTACTGAAATAATACAGTATAACAAGATGGATTATCTTACACTTCCAAAATACCACGATCGATGTAGGCATCTATGAACTCATTGAATCGCGTGGTCTGCAGAATGAAGTTGGTCACCGAGGTCTTGACGAGATTGGACAGGGATTTCAGGGCTCGCTTGATGGAGGACACAATGTAGTTGGCCAGCAGGGTCTCGCGCACCGGAGCCTCGTCGATGAGAGTGCACAGGCAGCGGAAGATGTTGTTCACCAGGATGGAGTGGGCATAGGAACGCTGTAACCGGAACAGGTAAGGATTGGGATTTATAGCACTACTCAGTAGACAGTCACCATCAGGAGCTGGGCAATCTGTTCGGTTAGGGAGCTATACGCTCCCAGGATCGTGCGGTACTCCTCGTTCTGCGCCAGACTCTCGACGATCGTCAGCAGCGAGAGGATGAGATCTATGGATAGCGTGGGCTGACCCTGGGTGATGACGGCCGTGAGAACGGCGGCTATGTCCTGCTCCTTCAACTGGGCGGCCGTGTCCCGGAAGGCGGCCACCAGCAGACGGGCAATTAGCTCCGCCGCCTGCTCCCGCACCTTGATGGCCACCTCCGGGGACATGAGGATGGTGACCAGCTTACGGATCGCCCCCTCCTCGTAGGCGGCCACAATGCGACGCAGTGCCTCCGGATACTGGGACATGCGGTGCAGGCCCTGGATCACAAAGGCGGCCGGAGCCGGCTTGTTCTGCATCAGGCAGCTTATGAACATGTCCGTGATCTCGGCCTTGTGCATGCGCGGCAGGAACTGCTCGTACTGCGCCGTCTCCGCGAAGATCGAGATGATGGTGCAGCGCATCTCCAGCGGCATGAGGTCCATGTGGCCACGCACCTGCTCGACGACCAGGTCGAAGAGGTTCTGCTCGAAGAACAGCTTGGTCATCTTCTCGGAGCGCAGGGCTGTGGCCAGCACATCGATGATATCGGCCGCCTCCGATCCGCGTGGATTCTCGCAGAAGGCCTTCACCAGCTGCTCCAGTACGAAGAAGCAGCGATGCAGTGGCTCGAAGACACTGTCATCCCCGGTGTCCGCCAGCAAAGTCTTCAAGGTCTTAAGGGCCGCCTTGCGGATCTCCTGGAACTCGTTGGTCACCTCGCAGATGATCCGATCCACCGGAAAGTCCGGCTGGGTGGTGAAGTCCAGCATCTGCTCGGCACTCTGGACCAGCAGCATCCGGTGCAGGGCCTCAATCGAGTTGAACACCGTGTCCGGATTCTCGGAGTTAACGAACACCAGCTTGAACTTGTCCAGGAAATCGGAGGCCTCCACAATGCCATGGGCCATCTGGGGATCCCTCAGGCACACGTTGAGTATGTAGGTCAAGTATTCGATGCAGAAATCGTCGCTCTCCATCAGGTAGAATCTGCAGGCCAGCTCCAGGATCTGGTCCGTCTGCTCCGGCTCAAAGCTGGACATGTCCACGTTGTCCAGCAGAGTAGTGAGCAGGTACAGGGCGAAGCGGCGGATCATTATGTTGGGCGAGTCGATGAACAGATCCTtctccagcagcagctccagcaggCGATGGGCCCTTAGCTCCAGGACATTCGCATCCTGGCGGCGGGCAAAGTCCGTGATGTGACTGAAGACGGTCAGCAGGACGCACTCCTCCTTGGAgctcagcagcagcagcgccgTGTCCAGCTTCTTGATCGGCACACTCACCTCGGTGAAGGACTTCTCCTCGGACTTGGTGCGATCCGGATAGGCAGTCTTGGCCTCGTAGACCCGCTTCGAAACGCGAGACATGTTTGTGGTTCCTCCGGAATtcgtttaatatatatatacccttTAGGGTAAGTCCAAATTTGATAAATGACAATTTTTGAATAGTTATAGCTTTTCAAACTTCCATCAGGATCTTGCTTCTTAAAGGTAACATTTTAAAGCCTACCAGTTTTAAATGTCAATATTCCTAtcaaatagattttaaaaaccttatccaaatataaatttttatattaagctatttttaacattttttaattttgttttatttgggttttttttaacgcaTTTGTATAggtatttacaaattttacttAGAAGGCTTAGAAGTAGTACAGTACATACTAAAGGGCTAAGTTTTGTTCTTTTGAAatgttcaaaaattatttactgaTTGCAAAACCTTTTTAAGTGCCTTAAACTCATAAGCAAATAAGGGATATCAAgggaaatgttttttgtttttgtttgttcttggcaaacaattttttatctGCAAGCTGTATTTTCCATTGGACTCTCGGCATTTCGAAAGATAATtcggaaaaacaaattctaAGCAATAGGAATACTAACCCACCCTTTGTAAAATCCCAATTGTCATTTTTGGGAACCAAATATACCAATGTTTTTTGGTACAGAAGGTAACAGATTATTCAGGGTTGAAACTTGAACGCTACATTCCCTGTTTCTAGCATTTTCTatttcaaaacataaattcaaaacagcaagccaaaaatatttaaaatataatgattcctatacatttattaaattgctagcctttttacaatttttttttttaatttctaggTCTCACCAGTGTAAAACTCATATGAGTTTACAGAGATTCATGAAACACAATAAGCAAGGCATAGTAAATTGGTATACATAtttcagttaaaatttaaaatggatcGTAGCAATCGATAGGTCAGCAATTACACCTATCGATCAAACTTATCGATCGTCTTACAAAAAACACACTAAAAAATCCGCACGCGTCATTTGAATTTAACAAGCGAACGGGGGTGGAAAGCGGAGAAGACAATAACGCGACGCTTGTTTGTTTCGCCATCGCTTGATGCAatttgaaaatagtttttaaccAGAAAACCTGAAAAGCGCCTTTCGAGTATCGGCTGTTGTTCAAGATCGCCGcgaaaagtatatatttaaggGAATGGCCAGACCGAAGGGGAAGGCGAACGAGAAGGCCACGGCGAAAAGAACAACGGGCGGCAGGAAGCTTCCGTCGGCCACCAGGAAAGCCAGCAAAGATGGGGAGAAAGAGAACGAGGATCAGGGCGTGGCGGACACCTCCTCTGCACCCACATCCGCCTCCTCATCCGCGGAGGCCATGTACTCCATAATGCGGCACGCCGAGCTCAAGGAGTCCCTGCACAAGCGCTTCGTGAAGGAGATGCAGCAACTGTACACAAAGGTGAGTGGCGTCGTCCTCTGGTGGCAATTTATCTGGAATTTCCAACGCTAATGCTGTACATTCCAACAGATGGGCCACAATTCGTTCAAGCAGGCTTTCATCAACGTGTTGAAGGCCGTCCTGGAAGCGGAGGAGGGCAACGAGAATGCCAACACCGCCCTAAACTTCTGCGCCACCTTCGTGAGCACTCCGGACGAGACGGGCTCAGAGCCCATGCTGGGCGATACATTCCGCTGGCTGCTGACGGTGCGTGTCCACTGTGTACTGTATTGTTACGTTTGGAACTGTACCTAATTGTTTTTTGCCGCCTCCACAGACCTATTCCGGGAGCCCGCACATCCGCTACCGCATCTGCTACTTTATAAATCTCATACTCAAGGAGCTGGGGCCGAATGCCGCCCTGGATGACAGCCAGTGTGATGACATCCTGGAGGGGATGCTGGACCGCGTCAAGGATGTGTCCGCCATGGTGCGAAAGCAGGCCGTGCTGGCCATGCAACGCCTCCAGAATCCGGACAGTCCCAGTGACCCCGTCGTCTGCGCCTACCAGTATCACCTGTCCGCCGATCCCTCGTCCAACGTGCGCCAGTGCATCATATCGTGCATGGGCCGCAACTACATCACTATTCCGCACATCCTGCAGCGCCTGTGGGACGTGGACGAGAAGGTGCGTCGCCACACGTACGTGAACCTCTGCAACTACCCGGTGCGCTCCTACAAGGTGGCCCAGCGCCTCACCCTGCTGGAGCAGGGACTCAACGACACCTCGGCCACGGTGCGCAAAACGGTGGTCAACTACATGCTCAAGACGTGGATCGAGTCGTACCAGCAAAACTACGTCGCCCTCACGGCCGCCCTCAAGCTGGACTCCAAcgaggaggagctgctgcGCTTCCGGCGCGTGGCCAAGCAAATGCTGAGGGTGATCTTCGAGCAGACGGACCACCAGAAGCTCGTGGAACAGCTGCCGTTGAGCGACGACTGCGAGCTGCATCGCTGCATTCCACACGAATCGCTGACCGTGGAACTGCTGATATACTGGCAGTGTCTCAGCGAGTTTCTGGAGACGGAGCAGCCCGAAATGGAGCCGGTGTTGCCGGAACTCAGCGTCTTCTGCAACTATGTGGATAAGTAAGTCGGATGATCTGCTCCTTAGCACCGAATCGGTATTTAATATACTTCGTTTGTTGACTAGGTTCTGTCAGTTTCAAAAGCCCGACATGGACAAGTTCGCCCAGGTCGAGTTCCAGAACATGCTGCTCTCGCTGGTGGAGATCCTGCAGTCGTACGATCTGGGCGATGAAATCGGGCGCGGCAACATGCGCCAGCTGATCTCGGCCCTGCTGAAGGACTGCCTGCTGGACCACAAGATCGTGTGCGTGCTGGTGCGCTGCATGGAGCAACTGATCACCGACCTCAACGATCGGATGCAGTTCTTTATCGAGATCATCTACGAGCTGTGCGAACTGAACACCAAGCAGAACGAGCTGATTCACGACCGCAGTTTGATCAATAAGTTGCTGGACGACTTGGACACGCCGCTGAAGATGAAGATCTCCTCGCTGAAGGTCAGGATCCTGGAAATGGAGGAGCAAGAGGACAACTTTGTCCGCCAGAAGGAGTACATAAGGGCGCAGTCTGTGAACGATGAGAAGACCGCCGTCACCGAGGAGTACACCGAACTGATCCGCCCCGTGCTGGAGCGAAACGGCGTGCTCGAGATGCCCGCCCGTCCGAAGCTCTCCAAGCAGGAGCGCGTGCTGAAGGGCCTATACATCTGCTACTACATGACCGCCTCACCGCACGTGCACAAGCTAACGCCCAGCCTCTGCCAACTGTACAAGGACTTCATCTGCCGATACCTGGCCTGCGCCGAGGTGGACATCTTCGAGTGGGCCATTAAGTGCGGCACCACCTACAGCATGTTCTACGAGGCCTACAGCAAGGAAGTGTTCGAAGTGGTGGTGGACCAGttctgcaacaacaacatcgtGCGGCTGTGCGAGACGGCGGCCAACTGCATATTGGAGCTGCTGGATCACTACGGTGTGGATTACTTCAACGATCTGAACCAGGCCGGCGGACATGTGTCGAAGACAAAGCGACGACAGCTTTACACAATGCAGGAGATCTATGACGACGACGATGGCAGCCTGTCGCAGAACAATGAGCAGAATTCCGACATCATCGTGGTAATGGGCCATTACATGGAGCGGGTGCAGAATAAGAACGTCGGCGTGGCCATCGCTCGCGGCCTTTGCCGCCTGGTGCTCCGCGGCCACTTGGACGATCGCCCGGATGTACTGGAGCAGCTGCTGAAGCGGTACTTTAACCCCAACACCGAGGCCATCATCAGCCAGGTGCTGGGCATGTTCTTCGAGGAGCTGAGACGCCTCAACAAACAGTGTCTCCTGCAGCCATGTTTCCTGCCCACCGTTTGGACCATCATGAACTGCAGCATTGACTCGCCGCTCAACGGCGTCCAGCCCGAAAACCTGACCAAGTTTTTCTTCGAAATGACCGTGcaggagaacagcacgcccCAAACGAATATCCACAACAAACTGGCGATAAGTTTTCTGCAATATATTCAGAACTACTTCACGGAGCGCAAGGAGATGTGCCGCCTTCTGGCCAAGGAGCTCACACGACTTTCTATAAACGTATTTAACGGGCCAGAGATTAAGGCTGAAATGCTTGAACTGGCGGACAAGCTGATAGCTGTAAGTAATCTTGCCGGCATTCCCTAATGTATCCCTAAAGTGTGCTTAATCTCtttgcttatatttttatagagcGAATTGGAACCTCGCATGATCAAAAACATTGGGAACTTCAAGCTGATGGTGAATGGCAGTTTCAATCCTCCGCCTCGTCGGAATCCCGAGGACGGCGATAGCGATGACGAGTGCGAGACGGGGACTGTGACCACTGCGGATTTGGAAACGCCAGCGCCAACACAGATAGAAGACCCAGCCCCCAGTCCCGAAGAATCTTCTAGCATGCAGACTTCAACTGCTGCCCCAGAGACTCACGAGAGTGAAACATCCGCAGGGGAAGCCACAGCTACTCCTAAAGCAGccgaagcagcagcagcaccaactCCAGAGCCCATTGTAACGACATATGGCAAAGACAACATAGTTGGAATACGCTACCTGCGGCGCTCAATGGCCATTAGCCTTTCGGATGCAGAGAGCTTGTTGGGAACGCTGGCGGCCAATACGGAGGAAAACACGGAAACGGATGCGGCAGAGACATCCAAACGGAACTTAAGTCGACCGCAGATGAGGCGTCGCCTCCAAATGGCCATGGCCAGGTCATCGAAGACGCCGGAAAAGAAGCCAGCTAGTTCGGATGAATCATCCGATGAGGAAATATCCGAGAGTCCAACTAGAGTAGAAAGAGTATGTATTAGATTTCCCCCAGACAATTGCAGTTATACTAACTGTTATGTTGCCCTTTCCAGGCAAACGATTCCGAGGTCATCGAGGCATCTCCCACAGCCGCCTCACCCAGTCCCAAGGCTGCTCCGGATGCCAGCCACTTGAGACTTCGTTCGCTGCGCAGCAGGAAAGCCACTGCCGGCACATCCATGACCCAGTCCCCTTCCAACCCACCTAGCAAAGTGAGTACCAGGCACTTACGCCTGCGCATGCAGCTCTAGGCTCTGCCACAGGACTCACAAACCATCTTGACGCGCACACGCTGTTTAGGTTAAGAAAAAAGTTGCAATCGGCATTACAATTAATCAACAAatcaatgttttcaaaactgAACACCAAATTGTAGTTTCCTTTAAGCTTCTTAGACTTAACGATGCACTTGTCTTGCCTCGCTTCCTGGTATAGCCAGTGTCCAGTAAATAGCTCCAATAATCCTATTTCGCAATGGGTTGGTatcatttgattttaaaacattttgttttccttttattttaattaccaCTAGCGAAAGGTCCTGCATCTGGAGACGCCTTTAAGAAACGGACGCAAGAGAGTGCTCCGACGGACACCGTCAGATCCCAATTCCCGCCTCCTGAGGACCACCAGCGATTCCACCGCGCTCTCGCCGCCCCGCGGCTCACCG is a genomic window containing:
- the LOC128255204 gene encoding uncharacterized protein LOC128255204 isoform X2; this encodes MSRVSKRVYEAKTAYPDRTKSEEKSFTEVSVPIKKLDTALLLLSSKEECVLLTVFSHITDFARRQDANVLELRAHRLLELLLEKDLFIDSPNIMIRRFALYLLTTLLDNVDMSSFEPEQTDQILELACRFYLMESDDFCIEYLTYILNVCLRDPQMAHGIVEASDFLDKFKLVFVNSENPDTVFNSIEALHRMLLVQSAEQMLDFTTQPDFPVDRIICEVTNEFQEIRKAALKTLKTLLADTGDDSVFEPLHRCFFVLEQLVKAFCENPRGSEAADIIDVLATALRSEKMTKLFFEQNLFDLVVEQVRGHMDLMPLEMRCTIISIFAETAQYEQFLPRMHKAEITDMFISCLMQNKPAPAAFVIQGLHRMSQYPEALRRIVAAYEEGAIRKLVTILMSPEVAIKVREQAAELIARLLVAAFRDTAAQLKEQDIAAVLTAVITQGQPTLSIDLILSLLTIVESLAQNEEYRTILGAYSSLTEQIAQLLMRSYAHSILVNNIFRCLCTLIDEAPVRETLLANYIVSSIKRALKSLSNLVKTSVTNFILQTTRFNEFIDAYIDRGILEVLLDFQKHAFCVSTWAPAIESILSKCPTMKFAIRNGLNFTDITAGKDFYVSRRKFEDFRSFQDILRNDCSPLDAVLVVNFDRPKPDATDVIDVPLRCMHTVSDSPGDQSWNYCKRPGDVRLPQYLEALNQTLALPHRSTVWWRIPSGFVAPLTSTTWLSGAS
- the LOC128255201 gene encoding condensin complex subunit 3 isoform X1, whose translation is MARPKGKANEKATAKRTTGGRKLPSATRKASKDGEKENEDQGVADTSSAPTSASSSAEAMYSIMRHAELKESLHKRFVKEMQQLYTKMGHNSFKQAFINVLKAVLEAEEGNENANTALNFCATFVSTPDETGSEPMLGDTFRWLLTTYSGSPHIRYRICYFINLILKELGPNAALDDSQCDDILEGMLDRVKDVSAMVRKQAVLAMQRLQNPDSPSDPVVCAYQYHLSADPSSNVRQCIISCMGRNYITIPHILQRLWDVDEKVRRHTYVNLCNYPVRSYKVAQRLTLLEQGLNDTSATVRKTVVNYMLKTWIESYQQNYVALTAALKLDSNEEELLRFRRVAKQMLRVIFEQTDHQKLVEQLPLSDDCELHRCIPHESLTVELLIYWQCLSEFLETEQPEMEPVLPELSVFCNYVDKFCQFQKPDMDKFAQVEFQNMLLSLVEILQSYDLGDEIGRGNMRQLISALLKDCLLDHKIVCVLVRCMEQLITDLNDRMQFFIEIIYELCELNTKQNELIHDRSLINKLLDDLDTPLKMKISSLKVRILEMEEQEDNFVRQKEYIRAQSVNDEKTAVTEEYTELIRPVLERNGVLEMPARPKLSKQERVLKGLYICYYMTASPHVHKLTPSLCQLYKDFICRYLACAEVDIFEWAIKCGTTYSMFYEAYSKEVFEVVVDQFCNNNIVRLCETAANCILELLDHYGVDYFNDLNQAGGHVSKTKRRQLYTMQEIYDDDDGSLSQNNEQNSDIIVVMGHYMERVQNKNVGVAIARGLCRLVLRGHLDDRPDVLEQLLKRYFNPNTEAIISQVLGMFFEELRRLNKQCLLQPCFLPTVWTIMNCSIDSPLNGVQPENLTKFFFEMTVQENSTPQTNIHNKLAISFLQYIQNYFTERKEMCRLLAKELTRLSINVFNGPEIKAEMLELADKLIASELEPRMIKNIGNFKLMVNGSFNPPPRRNPEDGDSDDECETGTVTTADLETPAPTQIEDPAPSPEESSSMQTSTAAPETHESETSAGEATATPKAAEAAAAPTPEPIVTTYGKDNIVGIRYLRRSMAISLSDAESLLGTLAANTEENTETDAAETSKRNLSRPQMRRRLQMAMARSSKTPEKKPASSDESSDEEISESPTRVERANDSEVIEASPTAASPSPKAAPDASHLRLRSLRSRKATAGTSMTQSPSNPPSKRKVLHLETPLRNGRKRVLRRTPSDPNSRLLRTTSDSTALSPPRGSPLRKQPCLDNRSSRRQQMAKNTNSPTDSTSSVKENQVPPVAVVQSVSVSVSKSKSQSESESETDSEPEHRPTKSKKPIINKALHVIRSRPSSSTPKVTTRNDSRSQRINSMCMTRKRMSLEMNLSGGQLQVSTPKRVTRSVAMSMSVDSKRSRRK
- the LOC128255201 gene encoding condensin complex subunit 3 isoform X2 → MARPKGKANEKATAKRTTGGRKLPSATRKASKDGEKENEDQGVADTSSAPTSASSSAEAMYSIMRHAELKESLHKRFVKEMQQLYTKMGHNSFKQAFINVLKAVLEAEEGNENANTALNFCATFVSTPDETGSEPMLGDTFRWLLTTYSGSPHIRYRICYFINLILKELGPNAALDDSQCDDILEGMLDRVKDVSAMVRKQAVLAMQRLQNPDSPSDPVVCAYQYHLSADPSSNVRQCIISCMGRNYITIPHILQRLWDVDEKVRRHTYVNLCNYPVRSYKVAQRLTLLEQGLNDTSATVRKTVVNYMLKTWIESYQQNYVALTAALKLDSNEEELLRFRRVAKQMLRVIFEQTDHQKLVEQLPLSDDCELHRCIPHESLTVELLIYWQCLSEFLETEQPEMEPVLPELSVFCNYVDKFCQFQKPDMDKFAQVEFQNMLLSLVEILQSYDLGDEIGRGNMRQLISALLKDCLLDHKIVCVLVRCMEQLITDLNDRMQFFIEIIYELCELNTKQNELIHDRSLINKLLDDLDTPLKMKISSLKVRILEMEEQEDNFVRQKEYIRAQSVNDEKTAVTEEYTELIRPVLERNGVLEMPARPKLSKQERVLKGLYICYYMTASPHVHKLTPSLCQLYKDFICRYLACAEVDIFEWAIKCGTTYSMFYEAYSKEVFEVVVDQFCNNNIVRLCETAANCILELLDHYGVDYFNDLNQAGGHVSKTKRRQLYTMQEIYDDDDGSLSQNNEQNSDIIVVMGHYMERVQNKNVGVAIARGLCRLVLRGHLDDRPDVLEQLLKRYFNPNTEAIISQVLGMFFEELRRLNKQCLLQPCFLPTVWTIMNCSIDSPLNGVQPENLTKFFFEMTVQENSTPQTNIHNKLAISFLQYIQNYFTERKEMCRLLAKELTRLSINVFNGPEIKAEMLELADKLIARIGTSHDQKHWELQADGEWQFQSSASSESRGRR
- the LOC128255204 gene encoding uncharacterized protein LOC128255204 isoform X1; this encodes MSRVSKRVYEAKTAYPDRTKSEEKSFTEVSVPIKKLDTALLLLSSKEECVLLTVFSHITDFARRQDANVLELRAHRLLELLLEKDLFIDSPNIMIRRFALYLLTTLLDNVDMSSFEPEQTDQILELACRFYLMESDDFCIEYLTYILNVCLRDPQMAHGIVEASDFLDKFKLVFVNSENPDTVFNSIEALHRMLLVQSAEQMLDFTTQPDFPVDRIICEVTNEFQEIRKAALKTLKTLLADTGDDSVFEPLHRCFFVLEQLVKAFCENPRGSEAADIIDVLATALRSEKMTKLFFEQNLFDLVVEQVRGHMDLMPLEMRCTIISIFAETAQYEQFLPRMHKAEITDMFISCLMQNKPAPAAFVIQGLHRMSQYPEALRRIVAAYEEGAIRKLVTILMSPEVAIKVREQAAELIARLLVAAFRDTAAQLKEQDIAAVLTAVITQGQPTLSIDLILSLLTIVESLAQNEEYRTILGAYSSLTEQIAQLLMRSYAHSILVNNIFRCLCTLIDEAPVRETLLANYIVSSIKRALKSLSNLVKTSVTNFILQTTRFNEFIDAYIDRGILEVLLDFQKHAFCVSTWAPAIESILSKCPTMKFAIRNGLNFTDITAGKDFYVSRRKFEDFRSFQDILRNDCSPLDAVLVVNFDRPKPDATDVIDVPLRCMHTVSDSPGDQSWNYCKRPGDVRLPQYLEALNQTLAIHGLVENPERIRRSVDFDNVAKRSKLIAQAVFAVMNDNLKIVDLNSTEECSRNTVRCHLQDLRQVLHTNFIPLGMVRSGCQFERAVLFKGLADQIGLPCTLQRSVDGRMLYNEVPLPVEPEKDVHCDKKTLKFMPWRMLRPTHVVDLMYNVGDLYPMQSRQALQYLRLY